cactgtccctgggtTTCCCTGTCattgtccctgtgtgtgtgtcacagccTGGAcatggctgtccctgtgtgtccctctcactgtccctgtgtgtccctctcactgtccctgggtgtccctctCACTGTCCCTGGGTCTGCCattgtccctgtgtgtccctgtcactgtccttGGGTCTGTCACTTCCTCTCTGTGGGTCCCTTCCTCTATGTCACAGCCTGGAcatggctgtccctgtgtgtgtcactgtccctgtgtgtgtgtgtgtgtcacagccTGGACATGGCTGTCCCTgcgtgtccctgtgtgtgtccctgtgtgtcactgtccccgtgtgtccctgtgtgtgtcactgtccccgtgtgtcactgtccctgtgtatattttttgggttttgggggtttttggggtgtctgtgggaTCAGGGGCCCTTTTTGGGGTGCTCCGGGTGCCCCCCCACACTCCCACACAGTTCCCACTGGGTGCCCGGGGCCCTTGGGTGCCCCTTcctgggtttttggggtgccctcagccccagggctcaCATTTGGGGTGGGTCTGGGTCTGGtgcccacctgcccaggtgccCATTGGGgattccagctgtgcccacctgcTCAGGTGCCCACTTGGGGATACTTGAGGTGCCCACCTGGGACTCTTGGACCCCCATCCTTgattccagctgtgcccacctgcccaggtgccCATTGGGGTTTCCAGCTGTGCCCGcctgcccaggtgtccctgtggcattccagctgtgcccacctgcccaggtgccccTTTGacattccagctgtgcccacctgcccaggtgccccATTGGGgtttccagctgtgcccatctGCCCGGGTGCCCCTTTGGgattccagctgtgcccacctgcccaggtgccCATTGGGgattccagctgtgcccacctgcccaggtgccCACTTGGGGATACCTTGGGGTGCCCACCTGGGACTCTTGGACCCCCATCCTTgattccagctgtgcccacctgcccaggtgccccATTGGGgtttccagctgtgcccacctgcccaggtgccccTGTGgcattccagctgtgcccacctgcccaggtgccccATTGGGgtttccagctgtgcccacctgcccaggtgccccTGTGgcattccagctgtgcccacctgcccaggtgccccTGTGGCACTCCAGCTGTGCCCGGGTGGGCTCACcgcgtgtccgtgtgtcccgcAGAGCTCCGCGAGGCCGTGGAGGAGGTGCTGCCCGAGCTGCGCCGCGCCGGCGTCGCCGTGTTCTACCTGAGCGCGGCCTCGCCCACGGCAGGTGTGGAGGCGCTGCTGCCCCACATCGAGGCCTCACCTGACGAGCCCCCGCCCGCCGGGCACCGTGCTGGGGTCAGCGCCGACTCCAAGGCCATGTACATCTACACCTCGGGCACCACAGGTGAGTGCAGgggggctggctgggtgtgggCATCTTGGGGAGCTTCCTGGACCATCTCAGGTCCACCTTGGCCAGGTGTGTCCACCTGGGAAGCTTGGAGGGGCTTGGGGGGCTTCCTGGACCATGGTGGGCCCACCTGGGCCAGGTGTGTCCTGGTTGTGTCTGTGTGGGTGGGTCAGCACTGATGGAAGGGGTCTTGGGGGCTTCCTCCAGCCCTGACCATGGTGGTTCCACCTGGGCCAGgtgtgtcctggctgtgtccacaTGGGCAGCTGGGGGGCCTTGAGGGGCTTCCTCCAGCCCTGACCATCTCAGGTCCACCTTGGCCAGGTGTGTCCTCACATGGGCAGCATGGAGGGGCTTGGGGGGCTTGCTGGACCATGGTGGGCCCACCTGGGCCAGgtgtgtcctggctgtgtccacaCATGGGCCGCTTGGAGGGGTCTTCCTCCAGCCCTGACCATGGTGGGTCCACCTGGGCCAGGTGTGTCCTGTCTCCATGGGCATCACTCCCCGGGTGAGGTTCCTCAGGGTTCCTCCAATGAGGGCCAAAGACCCCCAGTGCCCACCCTAGGTCCTCCAGGAACCCGCAGGAGCCCTCAGGAGCCCGTGTGGTCCCACCCAGCCCCTTGTCCCCGCAGGTCTGCCCAAGGCCGCGGTGATCACGGAGCTGAAGATGATGATGGTGGCCAGCCTGGCCCGGATCTGCGGGCTGCGGCCCGACGACGTCGTCTACACCACGCTGCCCCTCTACCACTCAGCCGGGCTCCTGGTGGGACTGGGAGGGTGCCTGGAAGTGGGTACGGACACGgagggacagatggacaggatggatgatggatggatggatggatggatggatggatggatggatggatggatggatggagggatgatggatggatggatggatggatggatgatggatggatggatggatggatggatggatgatggaaggatggacggatggatggatggatgatggatggatgatggatgatggatgatggatgatggatgggtggatggatggatggatggaggatggatgatggatggatggatgatggatggatgatggatggatgatggatggatggatgatggatggatggatgatggatggatggatggatgatggatggatggatggatggatgcatggaaggatggatggatggatggatgatggatgatggatgcatggatggatggatggatggatggatggatgatggatggatggatggatgatggatggatggatggatggatggatggatggatgatggatggatggatggatggatggatggatggatggatggatggatgatggatgggtggatgaaggatgatggagggatggatgatgcatggatggatggatggatgatggatggatggatggatggatgatggatgatggatgcatggatggatggatggatggatggatggatggatggatggatggatggatgatggatggatggatggatgatggatggatgcatggaaggatggatggacggatggagGCAAGGAGTAACGAGAGGAGGGGCCTGGTCACCGTGCCCCtgccgtgtccccaggtgccacctgcGTCCTGCGCTCCAAGTTCTCGGCCTCCCAGTTCTGGCCCGACTGCCGCCGCTACAACGTCTCCGTCATCCAATACGTGGGCGAGCTCATGCGCTACCTGTGCAACACGCCCCAGGTGAGTCCCCACCCGCCCCAAACCCCCCCATGAGGTGTCCCCACCTCTCCGGTCACCCCCCGAGGTGGccccgtccccgtgtcccctccccagcgcGCCGATGACCGCGAGCACGGCGTGCGCATGGCCCTGGGCAACGGCATGAGGGCCGAGGTGTGGACGGAGTTCCTGCGGCGCTTCGGGCCCGTGGCCGTCTGGGAGTTCTACGGGGCCACCGAGGGCAACGCCGGCTTCATCAACTACACCGGCAAGGTCGGCGCCGTGGGCAGGGCCAACAGGTTCATCAAGGTGAGCACGTCCTCCTCGGGGTGACACCAACGTGGCACCTCAAGTTGGGTTTCATCCAAGGAAAGGCTTGGGTGAATCTTGGATGGAGCTCTTGGTGGTGGAGCGAACATTTGGGTGAATCTTGGATGAATCTTGGTTGAGTCTTGGATGGAGCTCTTGGTGGTGGAGTGAACATTTGGGTGAATCTTGGATGAATCTTTGTTGAGTCTTGGTTGAACCTTGGTTGAGTCTTGGATGAATCTTGGTTGAGTCTTTAATGGAGCTCTTGGTTGAGCCTTGGTTGGGTCTTGGTTGGGTCTTGGATGGAGCTCTTGGTGGTGGAGCAAACAGTGGCATCTCCAGAGATGTCTCCAGCACCATCCATCAGCTTGGGCTGGCACAACACCAGAGTCCCCAAAACGCCCTTTTCCCACCCAAAATGAGTCCCCTCCAACTGGTTGGCCAACGCTGACCCAACAGTGTTGAGGTCCAGAcgggttttggggtgtccatgGGGACATCTCTGGTCACCTCTGTGCCTCTTTTGGTGCCACGTCTCAGCCTTCACCTTCCCGTGGAGCAAAAGCtgcaaaaatcagattttggaGCAAAAGCTAGGACGGAACAAAAGctcaaaaatcagattttggaGCAAAAGCTGGGACGGAACAAAAGctcaaaaatcagatttttgaggaaaaagtgGGAGAGAGCGGAAGCTCAAAACTCAGATTTTTgaggaaaagcttaaaaaatcagattttcccccctttttttctcatCGTGTTGTCCCACATCTCCTGGATTTGGAAGATGCCACCAATGAGTTCGTTCACCATTTGATTGGATCAGATCAAATCTTTAAATAACTAATTTAAATAACTTATTTAAATAacttatttaaataactttaaatcAGATTTAATTTTAGCGatttaatctaaaaaaaaaaaaaaaaatttaaattaaagacAATTAAAACCAAACGGTTTTTAATGCCCAGAATGTCAGGATTGGGGGGGGTTGTTCCCACGGGTTGGAACAGACCAATCACATCAGAGCACACCCGGAAATGGGAAGGAAATTCTGGAAATTTCCACGGGAAGGGAATTCTGGAAATTTCCACTGGAAGGAAAATTCCATGGGGAAAGAAATTCTGGAAATTTCCACGAGAGGGAAATTCTGGAAATTTCCACGGGAAGGAAAATTCCAACGGGGAAAGAAATTCTGGAAATTTCCGCGGGGAGGGAAATTCTGGAAATTTCCATGGGAAGGAAATTTCGAACATTCCCACGGGAAGGAAAATTCCccggggaaaaaaaattctggaaattTCCGCGAGGAAGGAAATTCTGGAAATTTCCATGGGAAGGAAATTTCGGACATTCCCACGGGAAGGAAAATTCCCCGGGGtaaaaaattccagaaatttCCGCGGGGAGGGAAATTCCGGAACTTTCCATGGAGGGGAAATCCTCCTTCCTGCTTCCACCCTgggtccctccctgcctccccctgcaGCTCTTCGCTCCCTTCGAGCTCATCAGGTACAACGTGGAGCTGGACGAGCCCGTGCGCGACCACCGGGGCCTCTGCGTCCCCACCAAACCCGGTAAGGGCGGGCGGAGCCGCGCCCAAGCCACCCCTGCCCCGCCACGGAGCCCACCAGGAACCCACCGGAGAAACCaaagctcctcctcctcctcctcctcctcctcctcctaaGGGCGGGCGGAGCCGCGCCCAAACCACCCCTGCCCCGCCACGGAGCCCACCAGGAACCCACCGGAGAAACCAAAGCTCCaaagctcctcctcctcctcctcctcctcctcctcctcctcctaaGGGCGGGCGGAGCCGCGCCCAAACCACCCCTGCCCCACCACAGAACCCACCAGAAACCCCCGGGAGAAACCAAAGGAGGGGTTGGGCAGCCTCcaaccttcctcctcctcctcctcctcctcctcctcctcctcctcctcctcctcggccAAGGTGAGACGGGGCTGCTGGTGGTGAAGATCACCAAGACCACGCCGTTCCACGGCTACGCCGGCGACGAGCAGAAGACCCAGAAGAAGATCCTGAGGGACGTCCTGGCCAAGGGCGACGCCTTCTTCAACAGCGGCGACCTCCTCGTGATGGACGCCGAGGGGTTCGTCTACTTCCAGGACCGCGTCGGAGACACCTTCCGGTAATTCCAGATCCTTCCGTCGGGGCGGCGTCGCACGGGATGAGGGGAGGGATGAGAACCTTGGCTCCGTGCTCCAGATGggtgatttattattttatgatagatGTTAGATTAATAGAAAATGAggttttatgatatatattaaaagaaaaggaatatattATGatatctattatattaaaagaaaattaaatagaaaacgAATATATTATGatatctattatattaaaagaaaattaaatagaaaacgAATATATTATGatatctattatattaaaagaaaattaaatagaaaacgAATATATTATGATATCtattgtattaaaagaaaattaaatattaaaattatactaaaagaatagaagggaagggaagggaagggaagggaagggaagggaagggaagggaagggaagggaagggaagggaagggaagggaagggaagggaagggaagggaagggaagggaagggaagggaagggacggaaatttcaggaaatttcaggaaaggaaatttcaggaaaggaaatttcaggaaaggaaatttcaggaaaggaaagataataaaatcttgtggctGCTCACGGCCTCGACACAGGTGgggctgtcattggtcatcgAGTCAAAAACAGTCTCACGTGCTGGGTAAACGATTCTCCAGgtcacattccaaagcagcaaaacacggagaagctgaagcttctcagcttctcaggagaaaaggtCCCGGCTAGAGGATTTTTCACAAAAACAACGCCCGTGACACCCCTGACGGCCCcgtcccttctcctccccaggtGGAAGGGGGAGAACGTGGCCACCACGGAGGTGGAGGCCACGCTGGGCTCGGTGAGCTTCATCCAGGAGGTCAACGTCTACGGCGTGGCCGTGCCGGGTGAGTCCCACCAAAACGAGGACCTGGGTGGGGTTTGAGGTGggccaggtgtccccaggtggtCTCAGCCACCACCAAGAAGGTTCAAAAACGACTTTTTGACACCCAGAGTTGCTTTGAGCACAAACATCCCCCAAAATGGTGAAAATGGGACTTGGCTGCCCCGAGGGAGTGGCAGGCGCTGGGGTTGGGCCCATGTGGCCGCAAAGGAGGCAAAAATTGGGAACTTTCACCCCAAAATGAGCACCTGGCATGGGAGGTGCCTCCACCACCGTCCCAAAACCGGGACAAACCCACCCAAAACGCGTTTGGCCACCCCAGTATCCCAGGGGGGCTCCAAGAAGACCCCAAGGAGATGAGGTGGCCGCAGGTGACCGCAGGTGACGTTGGCAGGGTGCGAGGGCCGCTGTGGCATGGCCGCCGTGCGCCTCAAGGACGGGGCTGCCTTCGATGGTGACCGACTGTTCGCCTTCACGCAGGACGCGCTGCCCGCCTACGCCGCCCCCCGCTTCATCCGCATCCAGGTCAGCAGGACACGCCCCCCCGGGGGCGGCTCCCGGGGGTGGGGTCGgactggggaaggggaggggcCAGCGCTGGAACGGCCAATCGCGGCCTGGTGGAGTCACGGGAGGGTTTGGGTCGGAGGGGTCTTCAGAACTTCTCCAGTTCCATCATGGCCAGGTGGAAtcatggaagggtttgggttggaggcAACTTTGGAACTCATGGAGTGGTGGaactcatggaatcatggaaggGTTGGGGTTGGAGGGGTCTTCAGAACTCACCCAGTTCTGGTCATGGCCACGTTTGGAATCATGGAAGGGTTGGGGTTGGAAGAGGTGTTAGAACTTTagagctcatccagttccatcgTGGCCTGGTGGAGTCACCagagggtttgggttggaggggagTTCGGAGCTCATGGAATGGTGGAACTcaaggaatcatggaatggtttgggttggaggggacgTTAGAGCTCATCAGGTTCTGGTCATGGCCAGGTGGAATCATggaacggtttgggttggagaCTTTAGAGTTTATCCAGTTCCATCGTGGCCTGGTGGAATCATGGAAGgctttgggttggaggggagTTCGGAGCTCATGGAATGGTGGaactcatggaatcatggaagggtttgggttggaggggactttagagctcatccagttccatcaTGGCCGGGTGGAGTCCCgggagggtttgggttggaggggtCTTCAGAACTCACCTGGTTCTGGTCATGGCCACGTTTGGAATCATGGAagggttggggttggaagggactttggAACTCATGGAATCATGGGAGGGTTTGGGTCAGAGAAGACTTCAGAGCTCATCAGGTTCTGGTCATGGCAGGATGGAATCGTGGAAGGGTTGGGGCTGGAGAAGACTTTAGAGTTTATCCAGTTCCATCATGGCCTGGTGGAATCACgggaaggtttgggttggaggcAACTTTGGAACTCATGGAAAcatggaagggtttgggttggaggggacttCAGAGCTCATCCAGTGAACCACCTGGCGCCAACAGGGCTCACCTGGTGCCAATGGTGGCCACCTGGCACCAACAGGGCTCACCTGGCACCAACAGTGGCCACCTGGCGCCAACAGTGGTCACCTGGCGCCAATGGTGGCCACCTGGCGCCAACAGGGCTCACCTGGTGCCAACGGTGGCCACCTGGTGCCAACAGTGACCACCTGGTGCCACCAGCGTGTCCCTGTCGCTGTCCCCAGGAGGCCCTGGAGGTCACGGGCACCTTCAAGCAGTGCAAGAACCACCTGGTCCAGGAGGGCTTTGACCCCAAAGGTCACCTGGCGCCAACGGTGGTCACCTGGTGCCAACAGGGATCACCTTGTCCCAATGGGGATCCACCTGGTGCCAA
This DNA window, taken from Molothrus ater isolate BHLD 08-10-18 breed brown headed cowbird unplaced genomic scaffold, BPBGC_Mater_1.1 matUn_MA588, whole genome shotgun sequence, encodes the following:
- the LOC118701334 gene encoding long-chain fatty acid transport protein 2-like; protein product: MAVLPALLALLAVLLALAPLAAARLAPFLWQDLAFFGTMAWSSLRCRRRMATKPATTLLDVFRQHVRLRPRHPLLLFQDQVLTFEDVERRSNRAAWALRRRAGLRGGGQTVAVFLPNEPAYLWTWLALAKLGCAMACLNCNVRGRALRHALEAAEATVMLASPELREAVEEVLPELRRAGVAVFYLSAASPTAGVEALLPHIEASPDEPPPAGHRAGVSADSKAMYIYTSGTTGLPKAAVITELKMMMVASLARICGLRPDDVVYTTLPLYHSAGLLVGLGGCLEVGATCVLRSKFSASQFWPDCRRYNVSVIQYVGELMRYLCNTPQRADDREHGVRMALGNGMRAEVWTEFLRRFGPVAVWEFYGATEGNAGFINYTGKVGAVGRANRFIKLFAPFELIRYNVELDEPVRDHRGLCVPTKPGETGLLVVKITKTTPFHGYAGDEQKTQKKILRDVLAKGDAFFNSGDLLVMDAEGFVYFQDRVGDTFRWKGENVATTEVEATLGSVSFIQEVNVYGVAVPGCEGRCGMAAVRLKDGAAFDGDRLFAFTQDALPAYAAPRFIRIQEALEVTGTFKQCKNRLVQEGFDPGLVRDRLFLRDAARRSYVPLSAAAFRDIQEGRLLL